A genomic window from Micromonospora violae includes:
- a CDS encoding helix-turn-helix domain-containing protein, whose amino-acid sequence MDDAARNPVPQPTTAGEYVASLREVRRQSGLTYRELARRASAAGHWLPPSTLATMLGRTTLPRERTVVALLAACGTPAVEVDRLLETRRDLEGRIAERGRGEHDAARTPADPSTTVPANIRPSVGPVPPRPGPPGPTRRWLRLALLTVFGVLTVGASGALRPLATPAVDSSPTDGCPAVLRQGMYGPCVLNLQEHLVADGLTVPVDGWFGLDTTGRVMVFQAFGGLPVSGVADERLFDELAGDRKVPAAWSEDRIGKHLRRTFPEDPAGAVQVARCLSGLDPYRVEVGEDGSRWWGLFQFSDVEVSRFGVDHRTALDPGWNIRAAREIWSRTGDFGHWNCARA is encoded by the coding sequence ATGGATGACGCTGCCCGGAATCCGGTGCCGCAGCCGACCACGGCGGGGGAGTACGTGGCGTCGCTCAGGGAGGTGCGGCGCCAATCCGGTCTGACCTATCGGGAGCTGGCCCGGCGCGCCTCGGCGGCTGGTCACTGGCTGCCACCGAGCACCCTCGCGACGATGCTGGGGCGCACCACACTGCCCCGGGAGCGCACCGTCGTCGCGCTGCTGGCCGCCTGTGGCACCCCGGCCGTCGAGGTCGACAGGTTGCTGGAGACGCGACGGGACCTCGAGGGCCGCATCGCCGAGCGGGGCCGGGGGGAGCACGACGCGGCGCGGACCCCCGCCGACCCGTCCACGACTGTCCCGGCGAACATCCGCCCGAGCGTCGGCCCGGTCCCGCCGCGACCCGGGCCGCCCGGGCCCACCCGTCGCTGGCTTCGGCTGGCGCTGCTGACGGTGTTCGGCGTCCTGACGGTCGGGGCGTCCGGGGCACTACGACCTCTCGCCACCCCTGCCGTGGACAGTTCGCCGACCGACGGCTGCCCGGCCGTGCTGCGCCAGGGCATGTACGGCCCCTGCGTGCTGAACCTTCAGGAGCACCTGGTGGCCGACGGCCTCACCGTGCCGGTCGACGGCTGGTTCGGCCTGGACACCACCGGTCGGGTGATGGTGTTCCAGGCGTTCGGCGGCCTGCCGGTCAGTGGCGTCGCGGACGAGCGGTTGTTCGACGAGTTGGCCGGTGATCGGAAGGTACCCGCCGCCTGGTCCGAGGACCGGATCGGCAAGCACCTGCGGCGGACGTTCCCGGAGGATCCGGCCGGGGCGGTGCAGGTGGCGCGTTGCCTGTCCGGGTTGGACCCGTACCGGGTGGAGGTCGGCGAGGACGGGTCGCGGTGGTGGGGGTTGTTCCAGTTCAGCGACGTGGAGGTGTCCCGGTTCGGTGTCGACCACCGGACGGCGCTGGACCCGGGCTGGAACATCCGGGCGGCACGGGAGATCTGGTCTCGTACCGGCGACTTCGGCCACTGGAACTGCGCTCGCGCGTGA
- a CDS encoding helix-turn-helix domain-containing protein, with amino-acid sequence MITGEFHPDDASDPAGFVEMLRQLKDRSGLTYRQLEQRAASAGDVLARSTAADILRRSTLPRPEVVAAFVRACGAEDQVETWLRARHRLAAGRFAPPPPASDQPPVDAVTTVAAPERTETPRPRWFARPAPLVLLVVTVVAALGVGFWIERRDDEQRTATRLPDPTASAGGGAPSSSTPRAGRSQIRPARTPHLCLTEGRDDTGRYTKEIAVQRPCAEATPPDTSLEPVADGRYFIKWFHPVFGKGCLTVREEDPGRNLLEPWNEDDCSTSRPQQVFRFESTGTTPDTYRIRPDRSDLCVGLRDDDRGVSAAALVEPCTGGPDQVFLVTALPDD; translated from the coding sequence ATGATCACGGGGGAGTTCCACCCGGACGACGCGTCCGACCCGGCCGGGTTCGTCGAGATGCTGCGTCAGCTCAAGGACCGGTCCGGGCTCACCTACCGGCAGTTGGAGCAGCGTGCCGCGTCGGCGGGTGACGTGCTGGCCCGTAGCACCGCGGCCGACATCCTGCGCCGGTCCACACTGCCACGCCCCGAGGTGGTGGCCGCGTTCGTTCGGGCCTGCGGCGCGGAGGATCAGGTCGAGACGTGGCTACGGGCGCGACACCGCCTCGCCGCAGGTCGGTTCGCCCCGCCACCGCCGGCATCGGACCAGCCGCCGGTCGACGCAGTCACGACCGTGGCCGCCCCGGAGCGTACCGAGACACCCCGCCCACGCTGGTTCGCCCGGCCCGCACCGCTGGTGCTACTCGTGGTCACCGTGGTGGCCGCGCTCGGCGTGGGCTTCTGGATCGAGCGGCGCGACGACGAGCAACGAACGGCAACGCGACTTCCCGATCCGACCGCCTCGGCGGGTGGCGGTGCCCCGTCGTCGAGCACGCCGAGGGCGGGGCGCAGCCAGATCCGCCCCGCCCGCACCCCGCACCTCTGCCTGACCGAGGGCCGCGATGACACCGGTCGGTACACCAAGGAGATAGCGGTCCAGCGGCCCTGCGCGGAGGCCACCCCACCCGACACCTCGCTGGAACCGGTGGCCGACGGGCGGTACTTCATCAAGTGGTTCCATCCGGTGTTCGGCAAGGGCTGTCTCACCGTCCGCGAGGAGGATCCCGGCCGGAACCTGCTCGAGCCCTGGAACGAGGACGACTGCAGCACGAGCAGGCCGCAGCAGGTGTTCCGTTTCGAGTCAACCGGAACGACGCCCGACACGTACCGCATCCGACCCGACCGTAGCGACCTGTGTGTCGGCCTGCGCGACGACGACCGAGGCGTGTCGGCCGCGGCCCTGGTCGAGCCGTGCACCGGCGGCCCGGATCAGGTGTTCCTGGTCACCGCGCTGCCGGATGACTGA